In Marivivens aquimaris, one genomic interval encodes:
- a CDS encoding ABC transporter permease has translation MGGFVVVTLLTFIGLLAITFFIGRVVPIDPVLSVVGDRATQEQYDAAKIALGLDRPLIMQFFSYVSDVFQGDLGRSISTNREVASDLARVFPATLEMATLGIIIGVGLGVPLGVYAAARQGSWVDQIIRVFALLGYSVPAFWLGLVGLAVFYAGLGWVSGPGRVDIFYEGLVPARTGLMLVDAALAGDWDVFWNALDHLVLPAAILGFFSLAYIARMTRSFMLDQLGQEYVTTARVKGVPEWRVIWGHAFRPIRVPLITVIGLSYAALLEGSVMIETVFSWPGIGNYLTVALLNADMNAVLGATLVIGAVFILINKLSDVLYRVLDPRSR, from the coding sequence ATCGGCGGATTCGTCGTTGTGACTTTGCTGACGTTTATCGGCCTCTTGGCGATCACGTTCTTCATCGGACGTGTGGTGCCGATCGACCCCGTGCTCTCCGTCGTGGGCGACCGCGCCACGCAGGAACAGTACGACGCGGCCAAGATCGCGTTGGGCCTCGACCGACCACTGATCATGCAGTTCTTCAGCTACGTGAGCGATGTTTTCCAAGGCGATCTGGGACGCTCGATTTCGACCAACCGCGAAGTGGCCTCCGATCTGGCGCGGGTGTTCCCCGCTACATTGGAGATGGCAACGCTCGGCATCATCATTGGCGTCGGCCTTGGTGTTCCGCTGGGCGTATACGCGGCTGCGCGTCAGGGCTCGTGGGTCGACCAGATCATCCGCGTCTTCGCGCTGCTGGGCTATTCGGTGCCTGCGTTCTGGCTCGGTCTTGTGGGGCTCGCGGTGTTTTATGCCGGTCTCGGCTGGGTCTCCGGACCGGGGCGGGTGGACATTTTCTATGAGGGCCTCGTTCCCGCTCGTACGGGTTTGATGCTGGTGGATGCCGCACTTGCCGGCGATTGGGACGTGTTCTGGAACGCCCTCGACCATCTTGTCCTGCCCGCCGCGATCCTCGGGTTCTTTTCGCTGGCTTATATCGCGCGGATGACCCGCAGCTTTATGCTCGACCAACTGGGGCAGGAGTATGTGACTACCGCCCGCGTCAAAGGCGTGCCGGAATGGAGAGTGATCTGGGGGCATGCGTTCCGCCCGATCCGCGTGCCGCTGATTACCGTGATCGGCCTGTCTTACGCGGCGCTGCTCGAAGGCTCGGTGATGATCGAGACCGTGTTCAGCTGGCCTGGCATCGGTAACTACCTGACGGTTGCGCTGCTGAACGCCGACATGAATGCGGTGCTCGGCGCGACGCTGGTGATTGGCGCTGTGTTCATTCTCATCAATAAGCTGTCGGACGTGCTCTACCGCGTTCTCGACCCGCGTAGCCGGTAA
- a CDS encoding helix-turn-helix domain-containing protein, which translates to MSKLRKNEPQLGFAIRSRRKQLGLTLQALGEKAGVSVGYLSQVERDNATPSLGTLAQIASALDTGLEYFITSSKPSDGLTRADRRDRFSVAGSPVTYETIAAEYPGAAMSSYILNIPAHYTSETVSHEGEEVLFILEGRIEQTLDGEVIAMTSGDSLHFNGSTPHRWKNPTDTPARVLWTGTLSVLHPKGIELT; encoded by the coding sequence ATGTCAAAGCTCCGCAAAAACGAACCGCAACTCGGCTTCGCGATCAGGTCGCGGCGCAAGCAGCTTGGCCTTACTTTGCAGGCGCTTGGTGAAAAAGCAGGCGTTTCTGTGGGCTATCTCAGTCAGGTCGAGCGCGATAATGCGACTCCCTCTCTGGGCACCTTGGCGCAGATCGCGAGCGCGCTGGACACCGGCCTCGAATATTTCATCACTTCATCGAAACCGTCCGATGGTTTGACCCGCGCTGACCGCCGTGATCGGTTCTCCGTCGCCGGATCGCCCGTCACCTACGAGACCATCGCCGCCGAATATCCCGGCGCTGCGATGTCGAGCTACATCCTCAATATCCCCGCGCATTACACCTCCGAAACCGTCAGTCATGAGGGCGAAGAGGTCCTGTTCATCCTCGAAGGCCGGATCGAGCAGACGCTAGACGGTGAAGTCATCGCGATGACGAGCGGCGATAGCCTGCATTTCAACGGCAGCACTCCGCACCGCTGGAAGAACCCCACCGACACCCCTGCCCGCGTCCTGTGGACCGGCACGCTCAGCGTGCTGCACCCCAAGGGCATCGAGCTAACCTGA
- a CDS encoding ABC transporter substrate-binding protein, with product MKQFRSILLASTLILPLAAPAAFAETPDDVLVVAQNIDDIVAIDPAQAYEFTSGELVTNLYDRLVQYDAEDTTTLAAGLASDWTADDEAKTITFTLRDGATFASGNEVTAEDVVYSFGRVIKLNLTPAFILAQLGWTADNVDDMVTADGNTVTVKYEGDFSSNFVLNVLASRPASIVDSKLVMEHEVDGDMGNAWLNENAAGSGPFKLDSYSPAQMVRMSANESYFNGAPEIGSVIIRHVAEAATQQLLLEQGDIDLARNLTPDQIASLDSEEIKVETFPQAAVHFLSFNQKTESLTDPAVWEAARYLVDYTGMTDTIINGQMEVHQAFWPKGFPGSYDETPFSYDPEKAKEILDEAGIETPITVSLDVINAAPFTDMAQSLQASFADAGINFEILPGTGAQVITKYRERTHQAMLLYWGPDFMDPHSNAKAFAYNSDNSDDAYAATTTWRNAWAVPDEMNEDTMAALAEADADTRLEMYQDLQQKVQESSPIVIMFQAAYQVAMADNVEGYVNGATSDFVYYRLVDKQ from the coding sequence GTGAAGCAATTCCGTTCCATTCTACTGGCATCAACGCTGATCCTGCCCCTCGCGGCACCGGCAGCGTTTGCCGAAACCCCTGACGACGTTTTGGTCGTCGCTCAGAACATCGACGACATCGTCGCCATCGACCCCGCTCAGGCCTATGAGTTCACCTCGGGCGAGCTGGTCACCAATCTCTATGACCGCCTTGTGCAGTACGATGCAGAGGACACGACGACCCTCGCCGCCGGCCTTGCATCCGACTGGACTGCCGATGACGAAGCGAAGACCATCACCTTCACCCTTCGTGACGGCGCGACCTTCGCGTCGGGCAATGAGGTCACCGCAGAAGACGTCGTCTATTCCTTCGGCCGCGTCATCAAACTGAACCTGACGCCCGCCTTCATCCTCGCCCAGCTTGGCTGGACCGCGGACAACGTGGACGACATGGTGACTGCTGACGGCAACACCGTGACCGTCAAATACGAAGGCGATTTCTCGTCGAACTTCGTACTGAACGTCCTCGCCTCGCGCCCCGCATCCATCGTCGACAGCAAGCTCGTCATGGAGCACGAAGTTGACGGCGATATGGGCAACGCGTGGCTGAACGAGAACGCTGCAGGCTCCGGCCCGTTCAAGCTCGACAGCTATTCGCCCGCCCAGATGGTCCGCATGAGCGCCAATGAGAGCTACTTCAACGGCGCGCCGGAAATCGGTTCGGTCATCATCCGTCACGTTGCCGAGGCCGCGACCCAGCAGCTTCTGCTCGAACAGGGCGACATCGACCTTGCGCGCAACCTGACGCCCGACCAGATCGCATCGCTCGACAGCGAAGAGATCAAGGTCGAGACCTTCCCGCAGGCCGCCGTCCACTTCCTGTCGTTCAACCAGAAAACCGAGAGCCTGACCGATCCGGCTGTCTGGGAAGCCGCGCGCTATCTGGTTGACTACACTGGCATGACCGACACTATCATCAACGGTCAGATGGAAGTGCACCAAGCGTTCTGGCCCAAGGGCTTCCCCGGTTCGTACGACGAAACGCCGTTCAGCTACGATCCTGAAAAGGCAAAGGAAATTCTCGACGAGGCCGGTATCGAAACCCCGATCACCGTTTCGCTCGACGTGATCAACGCGGCGCCGTTCACCGATATGGCGCAGTCGCTTCAGGCAAGCTTTGCCGATGCGGGCATCAACTTCGAAATCCTGCCCGGCACCGGTGCACAGGTCATTACGAAGTACCGCGAGCGTACTCACCAAGCCATGCTGCTGTACTGGGGCCCCGACTTCATGGACCCGCACTCGAACGCCAAGGCGTTTGCATATAACTCCGACAACTCGGACGACGCATATGCAGCGACCACCACATGGCGCAACGCTTGGGCCGTGCCGGACGAGATGAACGAAGATACGATGGCCGCGCTGGCCGAAGCTGATGCCGACACCCGTCTCGAGATGTATCAGGACCTTCAGCAGAAGGTTCAGGAAAGCTCGCCCATCGTCATCATGTTCCAAGCCGCGTATCAGGTCGCCATGGCCGATAACGTCGAAGGTTATGTGAACGGTGCGACGTCGGACTTCGTTTACTACCGCCTCGTAGACAAGCAATAA
- a CDS encoding M24 family metallopeptidase, which produces MTAFPQTAARLTALRDRMAATNTDLVVLGPSSHMAWLSGVHPHGDERPVLLVVSQDYAGFLMPNLNANAASKDTDLPLHKWTDDAGPEAALSELLEKSGATRSGVSVVLDETMRADFALRVIDALDQPVRRFTEDTVGALRAMKDEAEFALVKAAHKLNDEAVTKAFDSLREGITEREIQAIINDHYKANGASLEFCSICFGENGAFPHHYSSDKKLEPNTAVLIDTGCRLGGYPSDMTRCGFFGEPSEEYTKVFDIVDCAVQAALAAAKPGALSRDVDKAARDVITEAGYGDKFLHRTGHGLGIDIHEPPYITATSDVELAKGNVFSIEPGVYLAGEFGIRLEEIVILREDGAEIFSDMPRTMIRK; this is translated from the coding sequence ATGACCGCGTTCCCGCAAACCGCCGCCCGCCTTACCGCCCTGCGCGACCGCATGGCCGCCACCAACACCGATCTGGTCGTCCTCGGCCCGTCGAGCCATATGGCTTGGCTGTCGGGCGTCCACCCGCATGGCGACGAACGCCCTGTCCTGCTCGTCGTCAGTCAGGATTACGCGGGTTTTTTGATGCCCAACCTCAACGCCAACGCGGCGTCGAAGGACACCGATCTTCCGCTGCACAAATGGACCGACGATGCCGGCCCCGAAGCCGCGCTGAGCGAGCTGCTGGAAAAATCCGGCGCGACCCGTTCGGGTGTTTCCGTTGTGCTTGACGAGACCATGCGCGCCGACTTTGCGCTGCGCGTGATCGACGCCCTCGACCAACCCGTCCGCCGTTTTACCGAGGACACCGTCGGTGCCCTCCGCGCGATGAAGGACGAGGCCGAATTCGCGCTAGTCAAAGCCGCGCACAAGCTGAACGATGAAGCCGTCACCAAGGCCTTCGACAGCCTGCGCGAGGGCATCACCGAGCGCGAAATCCAAGCGATCATCAACGACCACTACAAAGCAAACGGCGCGTCGCTGGAGTTCTGTTCAATCTGCTTTGGCGAAAACGGCGCGTTCCCGCACCATTATTCGAGCGACAAGAAGCTGGAGCCGAACACCGCTGTCCTGATCGACACCGGCTGCCGTCTGGGCGGTTATCCGTCCGACATGACCCGCTGCGGTTTCTTCGGCGAGCCAAGCGAGGAATACACCAAGGTATTCGACATTGTTGACTGCGCTGTTCAGGCCGCCCTCGCCGCCGCGAAACCGGGTGCCCTGTCGCGTGACGTCGACAAGGCTGCTCGTGATGTCATCACCGAGGCTGGCTACGGCGACAAGTTCCTGCACCGCACCGGCCACGGCCTCGGCATCGACATTCACGAGCCGCCCTATATCACCGCAACCTCCGACGTCGAACTGGCCAAGGGCAACGTGTTCTCCATCGAACCCGGCGTCTATCTGGCAGGCGAATTCGGCATCCGCCTCGAAGAGATCGTCATCCTTCGCGAAGACGGCGCAGAGATCTTTTCGGACATGCCGCGCACTATGATCCGCAAGTAA
- a CDS encoding ABC transporter permease, which produces MTTRQWLLADSPSSKLQANLGRGYRMMHALLRNPLAVVGMVILLVLIFAAAFAPWIAPYSPIGQNLGERLLPPSLEHWMGTDELGRDIFSRVVYGARITLMIVALVAVISAPMGLLIGAIAGYFGGWTDRILMGVTDVFLSMPKLILALAFVAALGPGIENAIIAIAITAWPAYARIARAETMTFRNSEFISAMRLLGASHARIITGHVLPLCTSSMIVRVTLDMAGIILTAAGLGFLGLGAQPPLPEWGAMISRGRTFILDQWWVATMPGFAIILVSLGFCFLGDGLRDVLDPKQGGKS; this is translated from the coding sequence ATGACGACCAGACAATGGCTCCTCGCCGACTCGCCAAGTTCCAAACTGCAAGCCAACCTTGGCCGCGGTTACCGGATGATGCACGCCCTGCTGCGTAACCCGCTGGCCGTCGTCGGGATGGTGATCCTGCTGGTGCTGATCTTTGCGGCGGCCTTCGCACCGTGGATCGCGCCCTATAGCCCCATCGGCCAGAACCTTGGCGAACGTTTGCTTCCGCCCTCGTTGGAGCACTGGATGGGCACGGACGAACTGGGCCGCGATATCTTTTCCCGCGTGGTTTACGGCGCGCGGATCACGCTGATGATCGTGGCACTGGTCGCTGTGATCTCCGCCCCGATGGGGCTGCTGATCGGAGCCATTGCGGGCTATTTCGGCGGCTGGACCGACCGCATCCTGATGGGCGTAACGGACGTGTTCCTGTCGATGCCCAAGCTGATCCTCGCGCTGGCCTTCGTCGCCGCGCTTGGGCCGGGGATCGAAAACGCCATCATCGCCATCGCGATCACCGCTTGGCCCGCTTACGCCCGTATCGCGCGGGCGGAGACGATGACGTTCCGCAATTCCGAATTCATTTCGGCCATGCGTCTCCTTGGCGCGTCGCACGCGCGGATCATCACTGGCCATGTGCTGCCACTCTGTACCTCGTCGATGATCGTGCGGGTCACGCTCGACATGGCGGGGATCATTCTGACCGCTGCGGGCCTCGGTTTCCTTGGCCTCGGTGCGCAGCCGCCGCTGCCTGAATGGGGCGCGATGATTTCGCGGGGGCGGACGTTCATTCTCGACCAATGGTGGGTCGCGACGATGCCGGGCTTTGCGATTATCCTTGTCTCGTTGGGCTTCTGCTTCCTCGGTGACGGTCTGCGCGATGTGCTGGACCCCAAACAGGGAGGCAAATCATGA